The following coding sequences are from one Kwoniella dendrophila CBS 6074 chromosome 8, complete sequence window:
- a CDS encoding mitochondrial Rho GTPase 1 codes for MPRRDLVRIVVVGDDGVGKSSIITSLIKESFVNNVQHVVPEVTIPPEVTPENVTTSIVDTSSNPRSRAHLLSQLTRAHVICLVYSISEPTSFDRVAEYWLPLFRREGVNVPVILVGNKIDLRGGQVTNQGLEDEIAPIMREFKEVETVVECSALLPLNVSEVFYFAQKAVLHPTAPLYDSREHTLKPKCLEALKRIFKISDVDKDGLLNAVELNQFQQKCFSTPLQYQELEGILDLVRSYDPSTVLPVPTYSVPSTPLPRDSSYGQLGQSPPSLSPPGEGITELGFLYLHTIFIQQGRMETTWTVLRKFGYGEGLDLREDFLTPKFDVPYDCSVELSPLGNQFLTDIFEAYDKDQDGALSQTELDDLFSTSPGNPWSSTSLQSSGFPDTTITDDMGRVTLQGWLAQWSMTTLLDYKLTLNYLAYLGYSSIPGISPNSNNSQTTALHITKPRKQDRRQKKITRSVFLCYVLGATGSGKTSLLRSFVNKGFKGGLNSDEGSYEPTTKVLSVVNSVEIEGAEKYLVLQEFGSKYESETLRNSKKLDMADVIIYVHDSSDTNSFSYISNLRQQYSLDHIPAIFVATKSDLDLAQQRHEVQPDSYCRRLGLPAPMAVSARLGSMPNLWVAITRVALNPTSSLARGPSSTMSPAQRVRMIASVTLATTTFTAVIGIWMRYQGYTLRGIWGWLSRMSGIGKQQ; via the exons ATGCCCCGACGTGATCTTGTGAGAATAGTTGTAGTCGGTGATG ATGGAGTGGGAAAATCATCGATAATAACATCTTTAATCAAAGAATCATTCGTTAATAAT GTACAACATGTCGTACCGGAAGTAACGATACCGCCAGAAGTTACACCTGAAAATGTTACCACTTCAATAGTAGATACATCAT CCAACCCACGATCACGAGCACACCTTTTATCACAATTGACAAGAGCACATGTGATATGTTTAGTATATAGTATATCGGAACCAACTAGTTTTGATAGAGTAGCAGAATATTGGTTACCGTTATTTAGGAGAGAAGGTGTTAAT GTACCTGTTATACTGGTAGGCAATAAGATAGATTTGAGAGGTGGTCAGGTGACGAATcaaggtttagaagatgagATAGCGCCTATAATGAGAGaattcaag GAAGTCGAAACTGTCGTCGAGTGTTCTGCGTTGTTACCGTTGAACGTATCAGAAGTATTCTACTTTGCTCAAAAAGCAGTCTTGCATCCCACAGCGCCGTTATATGACTCTCGAGAACAT ACACTGAAACCAAAATGCCTAGAAGCTTTGAAACGTATATTCAAAATATCGGATGTAGATAAAGATGGGTTGTTGAATGCAGTTGAGCTGAACCAATTCCAG CAAAAATGCTTCTCCACTCCACTCCAATACCAAGAACTCGAAGGTATTCTTGACCTTGTCCGATCCTATGACCCTTCCACTGTGCTACCCGTTCCCACCTATTCCGTTCCATCAACGCCTTTACCGCGAGATTCTAGTTACGGTCAGTTGGGACAATCGCCGCCTTCGTTGTCACCACCAGGAGAAGGAATAACGGAATTAGGATTTTTGTATCTACACACCATATTTATACAGCAAGGTAGGATGGAAACTACTTGGACAGTTCTGAGGAAATTTGGTTATGGTGAGGGGTTGGATCTCCGAGAAGACTTTTTAACGCCTAA ATTCGACGTACCATACGACTGTTCAGTAGAATTATCACCATTAGGAAATCAGTTTTTAACTGACATATTTGAAGCGTATGATAAGGATCAAGATGGAGCATTATCAcaaactgaattagatgatttattttcaaCATCACCTGGAAATCCATGGTCTTCTACTTCATTACAATCTAGTGGATTTCCTGATACAACAATAACAGATGATATGGGTAGAGTTACATTACAAGGATGGTTAGCACAATGGTCAATGACAACTTTATTAGATTACAAATTAACATTAAATTATTTAGCATATTTAGGATATTCTTCTATACCAGGAATATCACCAAATAGTAATAACTCACAAACAACAGCATTACATATAACAAAACCAAGAAAACAAGATAGAagacaaaagaaaatcacaAGATCAGTCTTTTTATGTTATGTCTTAGGTGCAactggttcaggtaaaacaagTTTATTGAGATCGTTTGTCAATAAAGGTTTTAAAGGTGGATTGAATAGTGATGAAGGTAGTTATGAACCAACAACAAAAGTTTTAAGTGTAGTCAATTctgttgaaattgaaggtgCTGAGAAATACTTGGTG TTACAAGAATTCGGTTCAAAATATGAATCTGAAACTTTGAGGAATTCCAAAAAGTTAGATATGGCAGATGTTATAATATATGTACATGATTCAAGTGATACCAATTCATTTTCGTATATATCGAATCTAAGG CAACAATATTCGTTAGATCATATACCAGCAATATTCGTAGCTACgaaatcagatttagatttagctCAACAACGTCATGAAGTTCAACCTGATTCGTATTGTAGAAGATTAGGTTTACCTGCTCCAATGGCGGTAAGTGCTAGATTAGGATCAATGCCAAATTTATGGGTCGCTATAACTAGAGTTGCATTGAATCC AACATCTTCCCTTGCAAGAggaccttcatcaacaatgtcACCCGCGCAAAGGGTCAGAATGATAGCTTCTGTGACGCTGGCTACGACTACATTTACAGCTGTTATAGGAATTTGGATGAGATATCAAGGATATACATTAAGAGGTATATGGGGCTGGTTAAGTAGAATGAGTGGAATAGGCAAGCAGCAGTAA